The DNA segment TCGGATGCCGGTCTTGGGTCCGTGGGTCGGACTGGCGCCTGTTGGATGGGCGTTGGGTGCGAACCCCTGGATGCACTTGCCGCTCCGGAAAAATTCCGCATTTCACTCGGCCGGCGCAAGGCGTCAATGGTATCAGTGATACCCTATTAGCAGCAATTGAGCCAAACACTCGGATTCAGATCCAAATTGAAATCCTCAGCTTCAGTCACGAACTCCAGGACCACCGACCGCCCAGCACGCGAGGCCGATCGACCGCTCGCGTCTCTTCAAGGTGGGGATGGGTCGAAAGCGCCACAATATCTCCGGATCGATGAACAGACCGATGGTCAGCGCATCGACAACTTCCTGCTGCGCGTCCTCAAGGGCGTGCCGCGCAGTCATCTCTACCGGCTGCTGCGGCGCGGCGAGGTGCGCGTCAACAAGGGGCGGATCAAGGCCGAGTACCGGCTGCGCGCCGGGGATGTGGTACGCATCCCGCCGATCCGGCTCGGCGAGTCGGCACCGCCGGGACGCGCGCCCGAGTCGCAACTGGCGCGGCTGGAGCAGGCGATACTTTACGAAGACGAGCGGTTGCTGGTCATCGACAAGCCCTCGGGGCTGGCGGTGCATGGCGGCAGCGGTCTGAGCTATGGCTTGATCGAGTCGCTGCGCCGGTTGCGTCCGGGGCGCGAGCTGGAGCTGGTGCATCGGCTCGATCGCGACACCTCCGGCTGTCTGGTCCTCTGCAAGCGCCGTAGTGCCTTGCGCGAGCTGCATGCCCTGATCCGCGAAGGCCGCATGGACAAGCGCTATCTGGCGCTGATCCTGGGCGAGCTGCCGCGTGCCGAACTCCTGGTCGATGCGCCGCTCAAGAAGAACGTCCTGAGCAGCGGCGAGCGCGTGGTGCGGGTCGAAGCGCACGAGGGCAAGGAGGCACGCACCCGGTTTCGGCGTCTGAAGCGCTTCGCGATCGACGGTCAGGCGCTGACCCTGGTCGAGGCGGAGCTACTCACCGGCCGCACCCATCAGATCCGGGTCCATGCCGCCCATCTGGGGACGCCGCTGGCGGGCGATCCCAAGTATGGCGACGAGGCAGCCAACCAGCGGCTCAAGGGCTATGGTCTGAAACGGCTGTTTCTGCATGCGGCGGCGCTGAGTTTCAAGCTCGAATACATGGCCCGTCCACTGCGTCTGGAGTGCCCCCTGCCGGACGAACTGCAACAGGTGCTCGCTGCCCTGGAGAACTGATAGCGTGAATTTCGAACTGATCGTTTTCGACTGGGATGGAACCCTGATGGATTCCGAGGCGCTGATCGTCACCTGCATCCAGGCGGCCTTCCGCGACCTGGGACTGCCCGAGCCGGTGCGCGAAGTGGCCCGCGACGTCATCGGACTGGGCCTGGATGAGGCCATGGAGCGTCTGCTGCCCACGGGGGATGCGGGACTCCGTGCCGAAGTGGTATTGCAATACCGTCGTCACTTCCTGGGCGGCGACCAAGTGCCGGCCGTGCTTTTCCCGGGCGCGCGCGAAACCCTCGACTGGATGACCGAGCAGGGGTATCGGCTGGCGGTGGCCACCGGCAAGAGTCGGGCGGGGCTGAACAAGTCGCTCACCGAAAGCGGGCTGCACGGCGTCTTCCATGCCACGCGCACGGCTGATGAAACCTTCTCCAAGCCGCATCCGCAGATGCTGCTGGAACTCATGGACGAGCTGGGCGCGCGCGCCGATGAGACGCTCATGATCGGCGATACCGAATACGACCTGCAGATGGCCAACAATGCCGGTGTGCGTTCGCTGGCGGTCTGTTACGGCGTCCATGAACCGGGTCGGCTGCTGGCCTGCGGGCCGCTCGCCTGTCTCGACTCGCTGTGGGCGATCCGCGACTGGTTGAGCGCCGGACAGGCCGACTGATTTCAGCCGTATCCTCTGTGTCCGAGAACTGTCATGAACTGGAAATTTTGGAAGAAACGCCGTGAGCCGATGCCCGCGCCCGGCCAACCGGACTGGGAGCGCGCCCTGATCAACCGGCTCGCCGCCGAGTATCTGGACGACCAGCGCAAGCGCCGACGTTGGGCGACGGCCTTCAAGCTGCTGATCCTGGTCTATCTGATCGGCGTGCTGATTGCGGCCAACAGCCAGGGACTGTCCGACGCGGTCAAGGTCGGCGAGGACCATACGGCACTGATCGAGGTCAAGGGCGTCATCGCCCCCGACTCGGATGCGAGTGCCGATCGCGTCATCACCGCGTTGCGCGCCGCCTTCGAGGCCAAGCACGTCAAGGGCATCATCCTGCGTATCAACAGCCCCGGCGGCAGCCCGGTCCAGGCCGGCTATATCAACGACGAGATCAAGCGTCTGAAGGAGAAATACAAGAAGGACCACGATGGCAAGGACATGCCGGTCTATGCCGTGGCCGTCGATCTCTGCGCCTCGGGCGGCTATTACATCGCCGTCGGCGCCGATGCCATCTATGTCGACAAGGCCAGTCTGGTCGGTTCCATCGGGGTACGTATCGACAGCTTCGGCTTCCAGAAGGCGATGGAGGAGCTGGGCATCGAGCGCCGTCTGCTGACGGCCGGGGCCAACAAGGGCATCCTCGATCCCTTCTCGCCGCTGGATCCGTCACAGCGGGACTTCATCCAGGGTGTGCTCGACCGGCTGCACGCTCAGTTCATCGATGCCGTGAAGCAGGGACGCGGCGACAGGCTCAAGGGCGGGGACGAACTCTTCAGCGGACTGTTCTGGAGCGGTCAGGAAGCGGTCGAACTCGGGCTGGCCGATGGTCTGGGCAGTTCCAGCCAGGTGGCGCGCGAACTGATCAAGGCCGATAAGATCGTCGAATACACCAAGAAGCGCGATCTGCTCGAATCCATCGCCAAGCGTTTCGGCGCGCTGGTCGGTGTCGGGATGCTGGAAGGGCTGGGCGTCTCGACCGGTTTGAGCCTGCCGCACTGAGGCGACCGCCTTCCTGAGTCGAGTCACGGCCGTGGGCAAACCGCGCCGTGGCTCGATGCCTCATGACTCAGTGTGTGAGAGCCGTTTGGATGGCCTCCAGATCCAGCTTCTCGAAATAGGCCTCGATCGGCTTGCTGTCGGCCAGCCGGCTGCCCTTGCCCTGGATCACCAACCGATTACCGACCATGAGCGTGACCTCGTAGTCGGCGCTGTCGGCGGCGTGCTCCAGCATGCCGCGATAGCCCTTGAACGAATAGGTTTTCATGGCCGGATTGTTCTGCATCACGAAGGGCATGGACATGGCCATCGTCAGCATGGGCATCAGCGGCGAGTCGGCCATCAGGCTGAGCGTGATCTCGGCACCGTCCTCACGCCGATAGCGCCGGGTCAGGGTGGTGCCCGTGATCATGGCCGCCATGCCGCCGGCCTGCGATTCGGGCGCATCGGCCGTCCAGCCGGGGAGCGGTTCGGGCAGGAGCTTGACCAGATTGGCCGTCATCTGTTCCTGGATCTTGGCCACCGCGAAGTTGAGCGTCTCGATGGCGTTTCTCAGCTCACCGGACTCGTAGGCTTTGCGGGCGGCCGCGATCTGATCGCTGACCTCGTCGGCCCGGATGGAGCCGGCCAGACAGAGACCGGCGGCGAGCGCTAGCAGTGGGTTGCGTCGGATCATCGTGTTCCCCTCTCCCCAACCCCCTCTCCCGCGAGGGCAGAGGGGCTGAGATGGATCAGTTGTCATCGAACGGTGGCTAGAGATCGAACTCCTGCCGCAGCCGCCCCTGAATCCGGCGTGCCTGCTTGAAGGCCTCCTTGAGCATCAGACGATGCAGCTCGTTGAGATCGTCCGGATCGACCCGGTTGACGGCGTCCGGATCCTGGGTCTGGAGCTGCTGCTCGATGCGGAAACGCTGGATCAGATGGAAGGACTCGATCTCGGCGGCGATGTCCTCGGGCCGGCGCCGGCGCAGATGCCCGACGGCGCGCAGACGCTCGGCGGTATTGGTCGCCCACACCCCCTCCTTCAAGGCCCAGAGCCGGGCGGCGTCCATGAAGAAGCGCGCGCCCTGGAGCTTGAGGTCGATGGTGTGCGGGTAGTCGCGATGGCGGTCGAAGCTGAACTGACCGGCCCAGCCCAGGGGCGGACCGACCTCCAGGCTCTGGGCGGCGAGTGCATGGAAGAAGCGCGTCTGTTCGGGCGCGGCGCGGATGAGCCAGGCGCGCAACTGGTCGACCGGCTCGCTGTTGCCGTAGAGC comes from the Allochromatium tepidum genome and includes:
- a CDS encoding RluA family pseudouridine synthase, producing the protein MKSSASVTNSRTTDRPAREADRPLASLQGGDGSKAPQYLRIDEQTDGQRIDNFLLRVLKGVPRSHLYRLLRRGEVRVNKGRIKAEYRLRAGDVVRIPPIRLGESAPPGRAPESQLARLEQAILYEDERLLVIDKPSGLAVHGGSGLSYGLIESLRRLRPGRELELVHRLDRDTSGCLVLCKRRSALRELHALIREGRMDKRYLALILGELPRAELLVDAPLKKNVLSSGERVVRVEAHEGKEARTRFRRLKRFAIDGQALTLVEAELLTGRTHQIRVHAAHLGTPLAGDPKYGDEAANQRLKGYGLKRLFLHAAALSFKLEYMARPLRLECPLPDELQQVLAALEN
- a CDS encoding HAD-IIIA family hydrolase, which encodes MNFELIVFDWDGTLMDSEALIVTCIQAAFRDLGLPEPVREVARDVIGLGLDEAMERLLPTGDAGLRAEVVLQYRRHFLGGDQVPAVLFPGARETLDWMTEQGYRLAVATGKSRAGLNKSLTESGLHGVFHATRTADETFSKPHPQMLLELMDELGARADETLMIGDTEYDLQMANNAGVRSLAVCYGVHEPGRLLACGPLACLDSLWAIRDWLSAGQAD
- a CDS encoding S49 family peptidase, with product MNWKFWKKRREPMPAPGQPDWERALINRLAAEYLDDQRKRRRWATAFKLLILVYLIGVLIAANSQGLSDAVKVGEDHTALIEVKGVIAPDSDASADRVITALRAAFEAKHVKGIILRINSPGGSPVQAGYINDEIKRLKEKYKKDHDGKDMPVYAVAVDLCASGGYYIAVGADAIYVDKASLVGSIGVRIDSFGFQKAMEELGIERRLLTAGANKGILDPFSPLDPSQRDFIQGVLDRLHAQFIDAVKQGRGDRLKGGDELFSGLFWSGQEAVELGLADGLGSSSQVARELIKADKIVEYTKKRDLLESIAKRFGALVGVGMLEGLGVSTGLSLPH